Below is a window of Mycoplasma sp. Mirounga ES2805-ORL DNA.
ATACAATAGCTTTTGTTTGTGATTCCTCATAAAACAAATCACTGATGCTTGTTAATAATTTAGATGTAGTGTTGTTTTTGTAAATAATATTATTCACATTAGTTGTGTATTTAAAATATTCTGCTGAGTACATTTCATTAAAATTAGTATAGTTGTAATTTAAAGTGAAGTTATTACTTGCAATGTATTTTTCTAAATCATCCAAATCAATAAGTTTGAAACCATCTATTTTACCTGTTTTAACTTCAAAAATATTTGATTTTATAGAAGATGATGTTTCATCAAACTTATTTACAATTAATGATAATTTATATGAAAGTATTCCTGAACGAGTTTCAATATTTGATACTATATCTTGTCCATCTCTTTTATTAATTAATTCTAACTTATACTTAATATTATCTTTATCATTTGAAATTATATTATATGCAGACTTAATAATTCCTTCATCATCATATACATCAAAATCGCTCTTATTTAAAGAATCTATTTCATTGTGCACACTGTCTGCTACAATATTAGATTTTGTTACTCCTGAAATGCTGCCGGTGTAATCAACACTTATCTTTAATTCATTGACTAAAGACTCATCCACTTTAAAGTTAGATAAATTAAATAATTTATTATCACTAGTGTCTTTGAATGAAACTTTTAATTCAGCTTTCCCAACTATTTTATTGAATTTTTCTTCATTTTGATTATTGCCAAATATCAAATCAAATTTAATGTTTTGATCTATATAATCTCTATATTTTTGAATGTTATTAGAGTTAACTAAATTATCATCCTCAATAAGATTATTTTTTCACGAATAAGAAATGTGATTAGAAACTGTTAAGTTCTTATTTGTTCTAATATTCTTTATTATTGAATTTAGATATTGATTTCTATCAAAAATTCTAAAACCAGATAAAGTTTTATTCTTTTCTTTTTTGATTGAAATATTGTCTATTTTAGAAAACTTATATGTAATTATTGCTATACCATTAGCATTGCTTAATGAATCAGTTGCTAAGGTATTAAAATCATTACTATCAAAATTAAGAGATGATTGAATGAAATTATCTATTGAACCAATGTTTTGTTTTTTAAAAATAACATTGAAATTGTTTGAACTACCATATTTAGCATCTTTAGCAATGGTGTTTAAATTAGATGTTGAGTTTGTTGATTGTAAATCAATAAACTCAGCTATTTCTTCAAGAGTATAAGATTTTAGTTTATCAACTCTATACTCTTTTTCAACTTCTTTAGTAATATCTCCTTTAGATTTATCACCTAAAGTAATTTTAACTTTAACAGCTGTAACACCTAAAATATCATTATCTTGAGATAATAATTTTGATATTGAAACCTTATAATTTGGATTATTTACCAAAGGATCAATAATATGAGAATTATAGTGATTTGCCTTAAATTCGAAATCTGAATCTTTCATTTCAGAAGGTTTCTTTAATTGAGAAATATTAGATTGAATTTTATGATAATAATTGTAATTTGATTCATTAATCAACTCTTCTAAAATATCTTTTTTTCCATCTCATTTATAAAAACCTTTAATAGCGTTATCAGATTTTCTATGCTTGCCATTATCATCAATAGCATCTAATCAAAAATCAACTTGAATACCATTTTGGCTATAATCTTTAACTTTTCTATCAATTTTTACAGTTAATCCCTTAGGGATTCCACTAGAAGGTTCATAGAATTTTATATCGTCTGGATTAAATTCTGTAAGTTTCACATTGTGTGTTGTATTTTTACTTCTAAAATTGTTTTTTAATTTTTCAGCTTCTTTATTTAGCTGTTCTCAATTTCACAAGTCAATAATATTATCTTTATATACTGTTTCACTTTCTTTATAATCAATCAAGTTTAAACCACTCATATTATAGTGATACCCAACAAAATATTTAAGTCCATATTCATACTTATTTTGTGCATTTAATTTCTTAATTAACTTAACTTGGTTAATAGAATTAGTATCATTTTTATCCGAATAAAATACTACACCACTAGAATATGAATAATCTGTATCAAATAAGATAACATCACTTCCATATTCTTTCTTAATATTAAAATTATTATCAACAGATAAGATTGCACCGTCTTGTAATTCTTCAAGAACATCTAAAGCTTCATATGTTCTTTTAACTTTAAATTGTTTATTTTGACGTTCACTTTGTATCTCTAAATGACTTTTATGGGTTTTAATTTCCACTAAAAATGTCTCAGGTTTTAAATCAGGAAGTGAATATTTACCCTTTGGTGAAATGGTTACTTTCAAATAAGCCTTACCATTTATTAAAGCATCTTCAACACTAAAGGAAGAACTATTAAATTCTAAAAAATCATATTCTATATCTATATCATTTTGATCAAAAATTGAATTCTTTATAGCAATGCCATTATTTTCTATTAAATTATTTGATAGCTTCAATTCATTAGCATCAAAATTACTAATTCTTTTAGAATCATTAGGATCGTTAAATTGAACTTTAGAATTTCAATTAATTTTTATATTACTTTCGATATCGCTCTTAATTTCTTCAATTTTAGTTTTTCATTCCTTAATGCTTGGATGATAAGTGGGAACTGTTACAACTTTTTTAATGTTAACATCACCAGGATATTCTTTATCTAATAGTCTTATTTCAACATCAACGGAGGATAAATCAAAAATCATTGATGAATATTTAATAGTAATTTTTTCTAAAATATTATTGTTGTTTTGAATATATTTATCTAAATTATTGTCTCAATTTTTCTTTTCATCTTGACTTATAATACTTGTGTCGTTTCAAGCATTCTTTAATATTTCATTTATTTTTTCTTTTTTAATACTTACATTTAATATTCCTTTTCAAGATGTCTTATATGTTGATGATGAATTATCATAAACAAAATCATATGTTTTAGATGAATTAGAATTTGAGCTTTTATAAGCATCTCAATTTTCCTTTATTTCCTTAGAATCTTTATTTTTGAGAAATTCAAGCGTTAATGAATTAGCTATTCTTTTTATAATTTCTTTATTTGATTGCTCTCTAATTGTTGGCTCTATTGTTTTAGTAGAAATAGCAAATGCTTCTTTGTTACCTCTAGCTTGATTAATTTTTATAGTTAACTCCAAAATTCTTGTATTTTTACTTGAAGATTTTATTTTTACATTTTCAATAGAAAATTCTAATAAAGAAGAGTCAAAATTCTTAACTTTAAGACAGCTATATTCCTTTTTATTTGTTGGATTAGCTTTATTAAATGCAGTAATTTCCTCAATTTTGCTTTTTAATGTAGTAGCATTATAAGCTTTATCACCATTAGGTTCAACTACTACCTTTTTAACAAGATCATCTAGTTTATCTTGCTCCATCTTGAAGCCCCAAACTTTAGTTGTTATAACTTGAGATTTAATAGAATGATCTTTTTTACTGCGAACAAAATATTTTATTATTAATGAATTTGAAAAATCACCAATTTCAAATGGGGTTGTCTCAGCTAAACTATATTCAAAATTAGAGTTTTTTAAATCTCCAACTTTTACTTCATTAAGTTTGAAAAAATTTTCATTAGTTGTAATTAAATAATCCTTGGCTTTTTTAAAAGGGACTTTAGAAACATCAATATCAATATTGGCTCTTGATAAACACAATATTAATTCATCATTAATTTCGTGGCTTTCTGAATTTGGATTTTTCATAAAACCACTAATTGTTTTATTGATAAAATCACTTTTAGCCCCGGTCTTTTTATCCAGTAAATAATATGTAATATCAATTGAAGTTTCCTTTTTAGTAATTTTAGAAATTTCAAAAACATATCTTTCTTTATCAAAAGATTCGCCTGCATTATTGAACTTAAAATCTGTTTTTTCAACATCATCAGTTTGTTTTAATGCAGCTTCACCGATAAAATTAACTGAAGAATCATTAGCAAAAATATTTACAATTTTTTTAGCATGATTAATCTCATTTAATGATGGGAACTTTTCATTGCAACTTACGGCTGCTAAAGGTAAGGATGTAATTGACAATAACGACGACAATAAAATTTTTCTTTTCTTCATAATAATACCAATCAACTTTCTCATTTAATACAAACTATATTATTCCTATTTTTAGATGCATTTTTTAATACTAAAAATTTAAGAATTAATATTAATATTTAAATATATTATATTATTATAATTAACATTACAATTAATATATAACCAATTAAATATTATGTGTGTTATCATTGATAAAATTGTTTTTAAGATACTAAAAACTATTTCGATCAAAGAATTTAAAAATATTGACACTTGTAAATTAAAAATGTGCTTCGCTTTTTAACTTCTTTGCTAAAATATAAAATGCTATTTATTAAATACATAAGTTTAATTAAATAGTAAATTTGATGGATAGGATGCGACTGAAAGATCGCACTAAGGTTGGTTTTAGCGCTAAAAACAATATTTATTAAAATTAAATTTATGAAAGGATAAAATATGGCAAAACAAGATTTTAACCGTGCAAAAGAACACGTAAACATCGGTACAATCGGTCACGTTGACCACGGTAAAACAACATTAACTGCTGCAATCGCTACAGTTCTAGCTAAAAAAGGTTTAGCAGAAGCTCGTGATTACGCATCTATCGATGCTGCACCAGAAGAAAAGGCTCGTGGTATTACAATTAATACATCACACATTGAATACGAAACAGAAAAACGTCACTATGCACACGTTGACTGTCCAGGTCACGCTGACTATATCAAAAACATGATTACAGGTGCTGCACAAATGGATGGAGCAATACTAGTTGTTGCTGCAACAGATGGAGCTATGCCTCAAACACGTGAACACATTCTACTTTCTAAACAAGTAGGTGTACCACGTATGGTAGTTTTCTTAAACAAATGCGATATGCTTAAAGGTGCAGAAGAACAAGAAATGATCGAATTAGTTGAAATGGAAGTACGTGAATTACTTTCAAAATACGGTTTCGACGGAGATAACACACCAGTTATCCGTGGTTCAGCCGCTGAAGCTTTAAAAGGTAATGCAGAATACGAAGAAAAAATTATGGAATTAATGAACGCTGTTGACTCATACATTGAAACTCCAGTTAAAGAATTTGACAAACCATTCTTAATGGCTGTTGAAGATGTTTTCACAATCACAGGTCGTGGTACAGTTGCCACAGGTCGTGTTGAACGTGGAAGATTAAACTTAAACGAAGAAGTTGAAATTGTTGGTCTTAAAGCAACTAAGAAAACAGTATGTACAGGTATGGAAATGTTCCGTAAAAACCTTAAAGAAGTTCAAGCTGGTGATAATGCTGGTTTATTACTTAGAGGTATTGAAAGAACACAAATTGAACGTGGACAAGTTCTTGCTAAACCAGGTTCAATCGTTCCTCACACAGAATTCCAAGCAAAAATATATGCATTAACTAAAGAAGAAGGCGGACGTCACACTCCATTCTTCAAAAACTATAAACCTCAATTCTACTTCCGTACAACAGATGTTACAGGTGGTATTGAATTTGAAGCTGGTCGTGAAATGGTTACACCAGGTGAAAACGTTGACTTAAAAGTTAAACTTATTGCTCCTATCGCTGTTGAAGAAGGTACAAAATTCTCAATTCGTGAAGGTGGACGTACAGTAGGTTACGGTAACGTTACAAAAATTATTAAATAATATTACTAATCTAATAATAGGGTCTGTTAATGCAGATCTTATTTTTTTAGTTTTTTATATACACATATATAAAATCAATATTGATATAATAGTTAAACAATTAAAAATAAGCACAAGGAGAAATATGGAATATTTAACAACCAGAAATGAAAACTTTTTATTAAAACTATTTAATGAAAAAGAAAACAAGAATCTTAAAAACGTTGTAAAAAAGGCAAATAAAATAACTGAATTTGTAGAACAAAAAGAGGCATATATTTTTGCAGCAAAAGATACAAATAATTATGATGACTTAGTTGAATTAATCAAGTCGATTTTTAATTCTGAAAGAGATTATCAAATAGATTTTGATTCCTTCTTAAAATTGGATTTTGACGATAAAGATATTCTTAAAGCATTTGTAAGTCAAATACTATTCTATGAGGGAGAAATTTTTAACAAAAAAACCGTTAAAGCAAAGAAACAAAGTTACGAATTACTGTTTAAAAATGATCAATATAAAGAAACTTTCAATGAATATGTAATAATTGCAAATAATAGGAATAGAGCAAGATATTTACAAGCAATGCCTGAAAATTTCTGCAATAGTGAAATGCTTGCTGAATATGTAAAAGATGATTTTAAAAAAATTAAAAATGTCAATATAAAAATTCTAAATAAAAAGCAAATTGAAGATTTGAAAATGGGATTAATTCTTTCAGTGAATAAAGGTTCAACTCATGAACCTAGAGTAGTGGTTTTAGAATACAACGGTGACCCACAAAGCAAAGAAAAATTAGTATATGTCGGCAAAGGAATTACCTTTGACACAGGTGGGATGAATACAAAAGGTTATCATATGGAAGGAATGAAATATGATATGTCAGGTTCAGTTATTGTAGCTTATGCATTAAAATCAATTGCTGAATTAAACTTAAAAGCAAACGTCTCAATAATTATGATGATAACTGATAATAGGCAAGATGGAGATGCTTCACTACCAGAAAATGTTTATGAATCAATGTCTGGAATAACAGTTGAAGTAACAGACACCGATGCAGAAGGAAGATTGGTTTTAGCTGATGGACTTTACTATGGTGCAAAAGTTTTAAATGCAACATGTCTAGTTGATGTAGCAACACTAACCGGCGCAGTTTTAAGAGCGCTTGGAACTAAATATTCAGGAGTGTGATCTACTGATGAAAATAACTGGGAAATATTCAATAAAGCTTCTAAAAATGCTAAAGAATATATTTGAAGAATGCCTCTAAACGAAGAATTTAACAAAACTAATAAAGAATCTATTGTTGCTGATTTACAAAATTGAAACGAATCTGGTAAATGTGATTCAAACCACGCAGCAATGTTTTTGAAAGAATTTACTAATAATGTCCCATACATTCATTGTGATGTAGCAGGAACAGCTGACATACAATTAAAACCTCAAGGGGTATTAGTTGACACCTTAGTTGAATTTGCTAAATTATATTTTTCAAAAAATAAGGCAATTAATGAATAAAAAAAGATTAATATTAAGTAGACACGGATTAAGATACACTTTTTTTGATAGAGCAAAGTCATTGAAAATTTTTAATAAAGACATTGTAAATTGAGAAGATGACAAATTAGGCAATGGCTTTTTAACCCAAAAAGGAATAAAAATTGAGGAACAATTTGGAAAATTTTTAAAAGAATTCTTAAAAATTGATTCACAAACAAAAATTAAAACAATAGCTAATTCAATTGATAGAACATATAAAACTGCACAAACATTACTTCAAAATATGCAGCCTGAAAAAGATAATGATATTTTTGTGACTGATCCAAATTTAAATACTCATGAAAATAGATTTGATATTAAACTTAGTGACATCACTAACATAGATTTTAATTTACTCAATGTTTTAGATAAAGAATCTAAAAGTGCTTACCAAAAAATTATTGACTTATTCAACATTGAAAATTCAAATTATTTAAATATAAAAAATAATGTTTCTCATAATGAAAAAAATGACTGATTAAATACTGAGGGCCCACTATTTTGGACATCATCATTTTCAGATTTGTTACAATCTAAATATTATGATGGAGTTGATCAAAATAAAATATTTCAATCTAATAATTTTATTGAAGATTTAAAACTTATTTCAAAAACCAAGGATAGAGTTATTGATCTACTTTGAACAAATAAAGATGTATTAGTAAATAGTGAGGAAAACATATATCACTTTTTAAAAGATGAATTAACAAAGGTTGAAGACCTAACTTTATTAGTTGGTCATGATGTTAGCATTGCTCCAATATTAAAAATGCTAGATGTTAAAATGCCAGAACACAACCAACTTGAAAAATACCCAATTGGTTCGAAATTGCTTTTCGAAATTAATGGTGATGGCACTTTTGATCTATCATACATGTTCTATGACTATAATGAAATAAGAAGCTTTAAACTAACTAAGCCTATAGTGTTGAAATTAGGTTATAATTTACATTTTAAATAACTAAACAAGGCAAACTATAAATAATTACGGGAAATAATTTTTCCCTTTTTTATTTTGCTATTTCAAATTAGCTTATATGTAATTGTTCTTGTTATAGGATCAACCATTGTTGATAAATAGAACATAAAGAAATATAAATCACTAGAAACATCTATGTGATTATTTAATCATGAATATTGCAAAAGTGAGGTTGCGCCTATTTGTAAACCTATCATAGAGATAACACTTACTAAAACAGGAAGTCAAACAATATTCGCGCCCCATAATGCTCTTAGTGTAACCATATTTCCTGTATCAGTAATTATTATTAAAGACACAATCAACATTAGCCAATAGCCATATTTATTAATTGTCTGAGTATCGATTGCGAAAATTTTTAATAAAGGATAAGTTAGAATAATTCCAATAATTCCAAAAATAATTTGTCCATAAATAGCTAATTTAAATAATGATCTTTCAACAAGTTTAGCTTCTTCGATATTATTCTTACCTAATTCCTTTGCAATTTCAGAACTTGTTACATAACTTATTCCAAAAATAAATGATTCAATAATTCCAAATACACTTCCAATAACTTTGTATAGACCTATATATTTATCACTCAAATTAGAAGATGGGATAACTCTTCCTAATAAAAATTGCATTATAAATCAAACCCCTGTTTCAAGAGCAATTGGAAAACCTAGTAATAAAACTTTCCTAATAAATTTAAAATTAATATTTTCTTTTAAAATGCGAAGATGATTTTCTTCTTTCTTAAAAATAAATATATAAGCAAATATTAATGCTAGTAAAAGTTGAATAGTTGAACCGATGATACCTTCAAAAGCTAATGCTAATGGATTGGAATTTCTAATTCCAAATACAATTATAGAAGTTCAGAAAAGTCTAAATAATAAACCTAATGAATAGGCGATTGTTGAATAAATAGACTTATTAGTAGCTTGCAATGAGGCACAAAGAACTTGTCCAATTGAGAATATAAATAGTTCTATACCTGCGACTCTTGTAAAGAGAATAATAAATCTAGATTCATTAACAATTGCTTTAAAAGCATTAGAATTATTAAACTTTATGCCATTTATAGTTCCACCATTTAAGAGTAGTGGATCAAATTTATCCAACCCTAAATTATTTTGCTTAGCAACCTTAAGATTATCGAAATAAATATTTAAATCATTTTGACTATTTCATGTATAAATAGGTTGATTACGCACTCCCGATGCGCTCAACATATACGGAATAATAAAGAACATCATACTAAAAAATAAAGCATTAATAATTAAAGAAATATATATTGTACTGCGTAATAAAATCGCAATTTCTTTTAACTTATTTTTCCCATATAAATTTGAAGCAATAATTAATACTCCTAGTTGATATATCATTGGTGTAAATAAAATTATTCTATATGTTGTATATACTTTAGATATTGAATAAAAATACATTCCGTTATAAGAATTATCAATGTGTCATACTCTATTATAAAAAGTTAAAACTAATGATGTCCCCAGGGAAACTAGACTTAAAGCTAATGTTTGCAAAAATAAAATAATGGCTTGTTTTAGTAGCAATTTATATTTATAAACTCCAAAAAAATCTTTAAATACTTTTTGCTTTTTAGTCATAAAAAAATTTTACTTTATTTAAAATAAAAAAATGTTCAAAAATACATTTATATTTAATTAAATTTATATGATACAATCTATTTTGTAAGACACAATAATTTATAAGAAAAAGTGTTTTTACAAATTTCCTTTATGTTATAATTCTAATTGCCTTTTTGCATTAAAATAACATTAGGCACTCATACAAACTGACGGAGAAGTAGCTCAGTTTGGCAGAGCGCTACGTTTGGGACGTAGTGGTCGCAGGTTCAAATCCTGTCTTCTTCACCACGGGGGATTAGCTCATTTGGCTAGAGCACTTGCCTTGCACGCAAGGGGTGGTGGGTTCGAATCCCATATCCTCCACCATTTATGGCGTTGTAGCTCAGTTGGTTAGAGCATCCGGTTCATACCCGGAAGGTCAAGAGTTCGACTCTCTTCGACGCTACCATATGTAAATTACGATCTAACTGTTCTTGGACCTATAGCTCAACGGTTAGAGCAACCGGCTCATAACCGGTTGGCTACAGGTTCGAATCCTGTTAGGTCCACCACGGGTGATTACCCAAGTCTGGCTGAAGGGAACGGTCTTGAAAACCGTCAGGGGCTTCACGGCCCGCGGGGGTTCAAATCCCTCATCACCCGCCATTCGCTTTTCTATTTCTTGAAAAGCACCAATTTTAAACTCAATATCGCGGAGTGGAGAAGTTAGGCATCTCGCAGGGCTCATAACCCTGAGGTCGTTGGTTCAAGTCCAACCTCCGCCACCAATATGGTCCAGTGGTAAAGTGGTTTAATACGCCTCCCTGTCACGGAGGAGATCGCGGGTTCAATTCCCGTCTGGACCGCCATGGCTCTGTAGCTCAGTTGGTAGAGCAACGGACTGAAGCTCCGTGTGTCGCTGGTTCGATTCCTGCCGGAGCCACCATATGATGAAAATCGCCATCTAGGCGTTTTTTTTCATATCTTGGAGATAAAATGCAATATTACTTAATATATGTACTTTTTTAAATTAAATACACTATAATAATAATTCCTATTAGGGAATATCTTTTTGTTAGAACTAATGTTAATTTATTTTTAACAAAAGAATATTAAAGGAGAAAAAATGAATAAAAACAAACAAACAAAGTACGATACAACAGAATATTTAAACAAAGTTGATGCTTGATTTAGAGCAGCCAATTTTCTTTCAGCCGCTCAAATTTATTTGAGAAATAACCCTTTAGTTACAAGACCTCTAACATCAGATGATGTTAAAGTTTATCCAATAGGGCATTGAGGTACAATACCTGGACAAAATTTTATTTATGCACATTTAAATAGAGCAATTAATAAATATGATTTAAATATGTTATACATTGAGGGTCCTGGACATGGAGGTCAAGTCATGACATCTAATTCATACCTTGATGGAAGTTATACAGAATTATTCCCACATGTAACACAAGATCTTGAAGGTATTAAATATTTATGTAAACACTTTTCATTCCCCGGAGGAACTGCTAGTCATGCTGCTCCCGAGACACCGGGTTCAATTCATGAAGGTGGAGAACTAGGATACTCACTATCTCACGCAACAGGTTTTATACTTGATAACCCTGATCAAATTGCAGCTACAGTTATAGGAGATGGGGAAGCTGAAACAGGTCCTCTTGCAGCTAGCTGATTTTCAAATTCTTTTATCAACCCAGTAAATGATGGTGCTGTTTTACCTATTTTGCACTTAAATGGTGGAAAAATTTCAAATCCAACAATTCTTAGCAGAAAATCAAATGAAGAATTAACACAATATTTTAGTGGTCTTGGATATGAACCAATTTTTGTAGAATATTCTGCAAAGATAGATATGCATCAATTAATGGCTACAAAACTAGATTATGCTATTGAAAAAATTCTTAAAATTCAAGAAAATTCTAGAAAGAAACCCGCAAATGAAGCAAAAAGACCAATATGACCAATGTTAATTGTTAGAACACCTAAAGGATGGACTGGACCAGAACAATGAAATGGTGAACAAATTGAAGGTAGTTTTAGAGCACACCAAGTCCCTCTTCCAATAAGTGCTGAAAAAATGGAACATGTTAAGGAATTAGAAAAATGATTACTTTCATATAAACCTAATGAACTTTTTGACAAAGAAGGAAAACTTTTAAAAGAAATAAAAGAAATATCTCCTAAAGGAAATAAAAGAATGTCAATGAACCCAATAACAAATGGAGGAATTAACCCTAAGAACTTAACACTTTCTTCTTGAAAAGACTTTGCTCTAAAATTTAATACGCCAGGTGAAAAAATATCGCAAGATATGGTTGAACTTGGAACATACTTAGCAGATGTAGTTGTTAAAAACCCTGAAAACTTTAGAGTATTTGGACCAGATGAAACTAAATCAAACCGTCTATACAATTTATTTAAAGTAACTAATAGACAATGACTAGAAAAAACAGATGTTAAATTAGACGAGGCTTTATCTCCGGCGGGTAGAATAATTGATTCACAATTATCAGAACATCAAGCTGAAGGCTTCTTAGAAGGATATGTATTAACAGGACGCCATGGAATTTTTGCTTCATATGAATCATTCTTAAGAGTTGTTGACTCAATGATCACTCAACATATGAAATGAATGAAGAAGGCTAATGATGTTTCATGAAGAAAAGATTATCCTTCGCTCAACATTATTGCTACTTCAACAGCTTTCCAACAAGACCATAATGGTTACACACACCAAGACCCAGGTATTATTTCACACTTAGCTGATAAAAGACCTGAAATAATTAGAGAATATTTCCCAGCAGACACAAACACTTTACTAGCTACAATGAATAAATGCTTAACAGAAAGAAACTTAATTAACTTAATAGTTGCTTCAAAACAGCCTCGTAAACAGTTCTTCACAATTAAAGAATCTGCTGAACTTGTTGAAAAAGG
It encodes the following:
- the tuf gene encoding elongation factor Tu translates to MAKQDFNRAKEHVNIGTIGHVDHGKTTLTAAIATVLAKKGLAEARDYASIDAAPEEKARGITINTSHIEYETEKRHYAHVDCPGHADYIKNMITGAAQMDGAILVVAATDGAMPQTREHILLSKQVGVPRMVVFLNKCDMLKGAEEQEMIELVEMEVRELLSKYGFDGDNTPVIRGSAAEALKGNAEYEEKIMELMNAVDSYIETPVKEFDKPFLMAVEDVFTITGRGTVATGRVERGRLNLNEEVEIVGLKATKKTVCTGMEMFRKNLKEVQAGDNAGLLLRGIERTQIERGQVLAKPGSIVPHTEFQAKIYALTKEEGGRHTPFFKNYKPQFYFRTTDVTGGIEFEAGREMVTPGENVDLKVKLIAPIAVEEGTKFSIREGGRTVGYGNVTKIIK
- a CDS encoding M17 family metallopeptidase — encoded protein: MEYLTTRNENFLLKLFNEKENKNLKNVVKKANKITEFVEQKEAYIFAAKDTNNYDDLVELIKSIFNSERDYQIDFDSFLKLDFDDKDILKAFVSQILFYEGEIFNKKTVKAKKQSYELLFKNDQYKETFNEYVIIANNRNRARYLQAMPENFCNSEMLAEYVKDDFKKIKNVNIKILNKKQIEDLKMGLILSVNKGSTHEPRVVVLEYNGDPQSKEKLVYVGKGITFDTGGMNTKGYHMEGMKYDMSGSVIVAYALKSIAELNLKANVSIIMMITDNRQDGDASLPENVYESMSGITVEVTDTDAEGRLVLADGLYYGAKVLNATCLVDVATLTGAVLRALGTKYSGVWSTDENNWEIFNKASKNAKEYIWRMPLNEEFNKTNKESIVADLQNWNESGKCDSNHAAMFLKEFTNNVPYIHCDVAGTADIQLKPQGVLVDTLVEFAKLYFSKNKAINE
- a CDS encoding MATE family efflux transporter, whose protein sequence is MTKKQKVFKDFFGVYKYKLLLKQAIILFLQTLALSLVSLGTSLVLTFYNRVWHIDNSYNGMYFYSISKVYTTYRIILFTPMIYQLGVLIIASNLYGKNKLKEIAILLRSTIYISLIINALFFSMMFFIIPYMLSASGVRNQPIYTWNSQNDLNIYFDNLKVAKQNNLGLDKFDPLLLNGGTINGIKFNNSNAFKAIVNESRFIILFTRVAGIELFIFSIGQVLCASLQATNKSIYSTIAYSLGLLFRLFWTSIIVFGIRNSNPLALAFEGIIGSTIQLLLALIFAYIFIFKKEENHLRILKENINFKFIRKVLLLGFPIALETGVWFIMQFLLGRVIPSSNLSDKYIGLYKVIGSVFGIIESFIFGISYVTSSEIAKELGKNNIEEAKLVERSLFKLAIYGQIIFGIIGIILTYPLLKIFAIDTQTINKYGYWLMLIVSLIIITDTGNMVTLRALWGANIVWLPVLVSVISMIGLQIGATSLLQYSWLNNHIDVSSDLYFFMFYLSTMVDPITRTITYKLIWNSKIKKGKIISRNYL
- a CDS encoding phosphoketolase, which produces MNKNKQTKYDTTEYLNKVDAWFRAANFLSAAQIYLRNNPLVTRPLTSDDVKVYPIGHWGTIPGQNFIYAHLNRAINKYDLNMLYIEGPGHGGQVMTSNSYLDGSYTELFPHVTQDLEGIKYLCKHFSFPGGTASHAAPETPGSIHEGGELGYSLSHATGFILDNPDQIAATVIGDGEAETGPLAASWFSNSFINPVNDGAVLPILHLNGGKISNPTILSRKSNEELTQYFSGLGYEPIFVEYSAKIDMHQLMATKLDYAIEKILKIQENSRKKPANEAKRPIWPMLIVRTPKGWTGPEQWNGEQIEGSFRAHQVPLPISAEKMEHVKELEKWLLSYKPNELFDKEGKLLKEIKEISPKGNKRMSMNPITNGGINPKNLTLSSWKDFALKFNTPGEKISQDMVELGTYLADVVVKNPENFRVFGPDETKSNRLYNLFKVTNRQWLEKTDVKLDEALSPAGRIIDSQLSEHQAEGFLEGYVLTGRHGIFASYESFLRVVDSMITQHMKWMKKANDVSWRKDYPSLNIIATSTAFQQDHNGYTHQDPGIISHLADKRPEIIREYFPADTNTLLATMNKCLTERNLINLIVASKQPRKQFFTIKESAELVEKGVKIIDWASNTKDGEEPDIVFAAAGTEPNLETLAAISIINEHFPEIKIRFVNVLDLLRLRHPYHHERGLTDEEFDKIFTKDKPIVFAFHGFEGILRDIFFERHNHNLKTFGYREEGDITTTFDIRYLSHMDRFHIAIGALQTIKHIESKQFEEEMQGKIKYHNEYIREYGTDIPEVKNWEWKKLK